From Rudanella lutea DSM 19387, a single genomic window includes:
- the nirD gene encoding nitrite reductase small subunit NirD, producing MESVTLDTQPLTWHMACRIDDIPQNGGACALIDGRQIAIFNFTRRGQWFATDNECPHRRQMALGRGMIGSHAEEPKVACPFHKRTFSLKTGQCLNDEGCPPIQTYPVRVSAGIVYVGV from the coding sequence ATGGAATCAGTTACCCTTGACACCCAACCTCTTACCTGGCACATGGCCTGCCGGATCGACGATATTCCCCAAAACGGCGGAGCCTGCGCCCTGATCGACGGTCGGCAGATTGCTATTTTCAACTTCACCCGTCGGGGGCAGTGGTTTGCCACCGATAACGAGTGCCCTCACCGCCGACAGATGGCCCTTGGCCGCGGGATGATTGGTAGCCATGCCGAAGAGCCCAAAGTGGCCTGCCCGTTTCACAAACGTACGTTTTCGCTCAAAACCGGTCAATGCCTTAACGATGAGGGCTGTCCGCCCATTCAAACCTATCCGGTGCGGGTTAGTGCGGGCATCGTGTACGTGGGTGTTTAG
- the nirB gene encoding nitrite reductase large subunit NirB, which translates to MSVHTNTRIVVIGNGMVGYKFCEKFVAKEKKGQCFSLTVFGEEARPAYDRVHLSSYLDSKTADDLTLAPTDWYTQQGIQLYLGDPVVEIDRARREVRSHQGRIVAYDYLVLATGSGAFVPPVAGVEKDGVFVYRTLEDLDLIQSYATAVRQERSGTFRGAVLGGGLLGLEAAKALLDLGVDEAHVVEFAPRLMPRQIDEAGSQVLQRQLESLGLSVHLNKSTQAITGDAVITGLQFADGSHLNVNLLVISAGIRPRDELARAAGLDTHPRGGILVNEQLQTSDPAIFAIGECAVVHQMVYGLMAPGYEMAEVVATQLLGEAKQFRPFDMSTKLKLIGTDVGSFGDPFAGEPECRTIVYENKAKGIYKRINISADGKQLLGGILVGDASQYNMLLQTCKNQTVLPPDPEDLILGSRGGEETGLGGVMSLPDDALICSCEAITKGQLCHEITDNGHTSVDALKKATKACTGCGGCTAMVKDLIGGVLNQQGVYVRNTLCEHFEYTRQELLDLVKLNHHKTYAAVLDAFGRGDGCEVCKPAVASILASLWNENILRQDRATIQDSNDRFLANIQRGGTYSVVPRIPGGEITPEKLIVIGQVAQKYGLYTKITGGQRIDLFGAHVGDLPSIWEELIGAGFESGHAYGKSLRTVKSCVGTTWCRFGVQDSVSFAIELENRYKGIRAPHKLKSAVSGCTRECAEAQSKDFGIIATEKGWNVYVCGNGGIKPQHAQLLASDVDKTTCIRLLDRFLMFYIKTADPLTRTATWLNKLEGGLNYLKAVVIDDVLGIAEQLENEMQLLVDTYACEWKEVVETPELRQRFAHFVNAPAVKDPTVQFAPMRDQIRAREWA; encoded by the coding sequence ATGAGCGTTCACACAAACACGCGCATTGTCGTTATTGGCAACGGCATGGTTGGCTACAAATTCTGCGAAAAATTTGTAGCCAAAGAAAAAAAAGGGCAGTGCTTTTCGCTGACGGTTTTCGGCGAAGAAGCACGGCCCGCCTACGACCGGGTTCATCTAAGCTCGTATCTGGACAGCAAGACGGCTGACGATTTGACCCTGGCCCCCACCGACTGGTACACCCAGCAGGGGATTCAGCTCTACCTCGGCGACCCGGTGGTTGAGATCGACCGCGCCCGCCGGGAAGTACGCTCGCACCAGGGCCGTATAGTGGCTTATGACTATCTGGTGCTGGCTACCGGCTCCGGCGCATTTGTCCCCCCCGTAGCGGGTGTGGAGAAAGACGGTGTATTTGTGTACCGCACGCTCGAAGACCTCGACCTGATTCAGTCGTACGCAACGGCCGTTCGTCAGGAAAGATCGGGCACCTTTCGGGGGGCCGTGTTGGGCGGTGGCCTTCTGGGCCTCGAAGCGGCCAAAGCCCTGCTCGATCTGGGCGTCGACGAAGCCCACGTTGTCGAGTTTGCACCTCGCCTGATGCCCCGACAAATCGACGAAGCCGGGTCGCAGGTGCTTCAGCGGCAACTCGAATCGCTGGGGCTCTCTGTCCATCTGAACAAAAGCACGCAGGCCATCACGGGCGATGCGGTGATTACAGGCCTTCAGTTTGCCGATGGGTCCCATCTGAACGTGAATCTGCTTGTGATTTCGGCGGGTATCCGGCCCCGCGACGAACTGGCCCGCGCGGCCGGGCTCGACACCCACCCGCGCGGGGGCATCCTGGTCAATGAGCAGCTACAGACCTCCGACCCGGCCATTTTTGCGATTGGCGAATGTGCCGTGGTGCATCAGATGGTGTACGGGCTGATGGCTCCGGGATACGAAATGGCCGAGGTGGTAGCCACCCAACTGCTGGGCGAAGCCAAACAGTTCAGGCCCTTCGACATGTCGACTAAGTTAAAGCTGATTGGCACCGACGTAGGTAGCTTCGGCGACCCGTTTGCGGGCGAGCCCGAATGCCGGACCATTGTCTATGAGAACAAGGCCAAGGGCATTTACAAGCGCATCAACATCTCGGCCGACGGCAAACAGTTGCTCGGCGGGATTCTGGTCGGCGACGCGAGCCAATACAACATGCTCCTGCAAACCTGCAAGAATCAGACGGTGCTCCCCCCCGACCCCGAAGACCTAATTTTGGGATCGCGCGGGGGCGAAGAAACTGGCCTCGGTGGCGTCATGAGCCTTCCCGACGACGCCCTGATCTGTTCCTGCGAGGCCATTACGAAAGGGCAGCTCTGCCACGAGATTACCGACAACGGCCACACGTCGGTCGACGCCCTTAAAAAAGCGACCAAAGCCTGCACGGGCTGTGGGGGGTGCACAGCCATGGTAAAAGACCTGATTGGGGGCGTTTTGAACCAGCAGGGCGTTTACGTGCGCAACACCCTCTGCGAACATTTCGAGTACACCCGTCAGGAGTTGCTTGATCTCGTGAAGTTGAACCACCACAAAACGTACGCGGCCGTACTCGATGCGTTCGGGCGGGGCGATGGCTGCGAGGTCTGTAAACCGGCCGTCGCGTCGATTTTGGCAAGCCTCTGGAACGAGAATATCCTCCGGCAAGACCGGGCCACCATTCAGGACTCCAACGACCGGTTTCTGGCCAACATTCAGCGGGGAGGTACCTACTCGGTGGTGCCGCGCATACCGGGGGGCGAAATCACGCCCGAAAAACTAATTGTGATTGGGCAGGTAGCGCAGAAATACGGCCTCTACACCAAAATTACCGGTGGGCAGCGCATCGACCTGTTTGGCGCGCATGTTGGCGACCTGCCCAGCATCTGGGAGGAGCTGATTGGAGCCGGTTTTGAGAGTGGCCACGCCTACGGCAAATCGCTGCGGACGGTCAAAAGTTGCGTGGGTACTACCTGGTGCCGGTTCGGTGTGCAGGATTCCGTCTCGTTTGCCATCGAACTCGAAAACCGGTACAAAGGCATACGTGCTCCGCACAAGCTAAAGTCGGCCGTGTCGGGTTGCACCCGCGAGTGCGCCGAAGCCCAGAGTAAAGACTTCGGTATTATCGCTACCGAAAAAGGCTGGAACGTGTACGTATGCGGCAACGGGGGCATAAAGCCCCAACACGCCCAACTGTTGGCCTCCGATGTCGACAAAACGACCTGTATTCGGCTCCTCGACCGGTTTCTCATGTTTTACATCAAAACCGCCGACCCCCTCACCCGCACTGCTACCTGGCTCAATAAACTGGAGGGTGGCCTGAATTACCTCAAAGCCGTCGTAATCGACGATGTGCTGGGCATAGCCGAGCAGCTCGAAAACGAGATGCAGCTTCTGGTTGATACGTACGCCTGCGAATGGAAAGAGGTTGTCGAAACCCCTGAGTTACGGCAACGATTTGCGCACTTCGTGAATGCACCGGCCGTGAAAGACCCTACGGTGCAGTTTGCCCCCATGCGCGATCAGATTCGTGCCCGCGAGTGGGCCTAA
- the cobA gene encoding uroporphyrinogen-III C-methyltransferase, whose protein sequence is MQPKLTLVGAGPGNGELITLKGIRALRKADVVLYDDLANASLLDFAPGGILTLYVGKRAGKPSFRQEEINTLVVRLAQELGHVVRLKGGDPYVFGRGYEEYEYALQHGIDCEVVPGVSSCIAVPASQGIPVTSRGVSQSFWVITGTTHTGDLSDDLRLAVQSKATVVVLMGLRKIDQICALYVEAGRGHLPMAVIQNGTRPDEQQVIGQVWNMPQRVAEQGVGAPAVLVIGEVVALHPSYLAECLRGVGAAV, encoded by the coding sequence ATGCAGCCAAAGCTTACACTCGTGGGGGCGGGTCCCGGCAACGGCGAATTGATCACACTAAAAGGGATCAGAGCGCTTAGAAAGGCTGACGTTGTCTTGTACGACGATCTGGCCAACGCTTCCTTACTCGATTTTGCGCCGGGGGGCATTTTGACACTGTACGTCGGCAAGCGAGCCGGCAAACCATCGTTCCGGCAGGAAGAAATCAACACCCTCGTGGTGCGGCTGGCACAGGAGCTCGGGCACGTGGTTCGGCTCAAAGGGGGCGACCCGTACGTGTTTGGGCGCGGGTACGAAGAGTACGAGTACGCCCTACAGCACGGTATCGACTGTGAGGTGGTACCGGGCGTATCGAGTTGTATTGCCGTACCGGCCTCGCAGGGAATACCCGTTACGAGCCGGGGGGTGAGTCAGAGTTTCTGGGTCATCACGGGCACCACCCATACCGGTGACCTCTCCGACGATCTGCGGCTGGCGGTTCAGTCGAAGGCAACGGTGGTGGTGCTGATGGGCCTACGAAAAATCGACCAAATCTGTGCGCTGTACGTTGAGGCCGGGCGCGGGCATCTGCCCATGGCGGTAATTCAGAACGGCACACGCCCCGACGAGCAGCAGGTTATTGGTCAGGTCTGGAATATGCCCCAACGAGTGGCAGAGCAGGGTGTGGGGGCACCCGCTGTGCTGGTTATTGGGGAGGTGGTAGCCCTGCACCCGTCGTATCTGGCCGAGTGCCTGCGGGGGGTAGGAGCTGCTGTTTAG
- a CDS encoding alginate export family protein, which yields MNWSLHKLALTLVVVGGAQTGLWAQVSLVGQVRTRTEYRDGLGNLAPLHSRPALFTSQRTRLAFNYKGERVTVQTSVQDVRVWGQDAATISLADGNRLMVHEAWAELTLANRADSSIRFRAVQNMSLRLGRQELVYDDVRLLGNLDWLQQGRRFDAALLKTQHRGWSLDLGAGFNQNTDAFGVTGTDYTPGNAPSSALSTRNVTLAIPAGFLPTSGRGGAPLLATPVSTNGQNQQFKAFQMAYLARQFRRARLSALVFKDDFQKYRLDSLGSPAQGYVYGRRYDVPGTHARITYGAMLTANTAGPFASVQGQVFAYGQRGRDRDGLRLRQAYHYGANLTIQKGPLSVGSGYEILSGNDATKLKVGETGRFDPLYGTPHRHWGYMDYFYVGTGSPVGGLKDAFLKCKYTGTRLGAGLDLHYFALAAPTYNRMPDAPTGARLDAKLGVEYDLTATYAFNKFTTLELGYCLMQGTNTLEYTKQGTMNQKDKLGKWAYLMLNIRPSFLAAR from the coding sequence ATGAATTGGTCTTTACACAAACTGGCCCTGACCCTCGTGGTCGTTGGAGGGGCTCAAACAGGCCTTTGGGCACAGGTATCGCTCGTGGGGCAGGTACGTACCCGCACCGAATACCGCGACGGGCTGGGTAATCTGGCTCCGCTGCATAGCCGCCCGGCCCTGTTTACATCGCAACGAACCCGCCTGGCGTTCAATTATAAAGGAGAACGGGTTACGGTTCAGACATCCGTGCAGGATGTGCGCGTCTGGGGGCAGGACGCGGCCACGATCAGCCTGGCCGATGGCAACCGGCTCATGGTGCACGAAGCCTGGGCCGAGCTGACGCTGGCCAATCGGGCCGATTCGTCCATCCGGTTCCGCGCCGTGCAGAATATGTCGCTTAGACTTGGGCGGCAAGAGCTGGTGTATGATGACGTTCGGTTGCTGGGTAACCTCGACTGGTTGCAGCAGGGGCGCCGGTTCGATGCTGCCTTGCTGAAAACGCAACACCGGGGCTGGAGCCTCGACCTCGGAGCCGGTTTTAACCAGAATACCGATGCCTTCGGTGTGACAGGCACCGACTACACACCCGGCAATGCCCCATCGTCGGCCTTATCGACCCGAAACGTTACCCTCGCCATACCCGCCGGTTTTCTGCCCACGAGCGGCCGGGGAGGTGCGCCTTTATTGGCTACGCCCGTAAGCACCAACGGGCAGAATCAGCAGTTTAAAGCGTTTCAGATGGCGTATCTGGCCCGGCAGTTCCGGCGGGCCCGGTTGTCGGCGCTGGTGTTCAAAGACGACTTCCAGAAATACCGGCTCGACTCACTCGGCAGCCCGGCTCAGGGTTACGTATATGGCCGACGGTACGACGTGCCGGGCACCCACGCCCGCATTACCTACGGGGCTATGCTTACGGCAAACACGGCGGGGCCATTTGCCTCCGTGCAGGGACAGGTGTTTGCGTATGGGCAACGCGGGCGCGACCGCGATGGCCTGCGGTTGCGACAGGCTTACCACTATGGCGCGAATCTCACGATTCAGAAAGGCCCGCTGAGCGTTGGCTCAGGGTACGAGATACTGTCGGGCAACGATGCGACCAAACTGAAAGTTGGAGAAACCGGCCGCTTTGATCCGTTGTATGGAACCCCGCACCGGCATTGGGGGTACATGGATTATTTCTACGTCGGAACGGGGTCGCCCGTGGGTGGTTTGAAAGATGCGTTCCTGAAATGTAAGTACACGGGCACCCGGCTTGGGGCCGGTCTCGACCTGCATTATTTCGCGCTGGCGGCCCCCACGTACAATCGGATGCCCGATGCCCCCACGGGTGCCCGCCTGGATGCCAAACTGGGCGTGGAGTATGACCTCACGGCCACCTACGCCTTCAACAAGTTCACCACGCTTGAGCTGGGCTACTGCCTCATGCAGGGGACCAACACGCTCGAATACACCAAGCAGGGTACCATGAATCAGAAAGACAAGCTGGGCAAATGGGCGTACCTGATGCTCAATATCCGGCCTTCGTTTCTGGCTGCCCGCTAA
- a CDS encoding NarK family nitrate/nitrite MFS transporter: MNLTSNKPLESLPIFRIKGVQMRTFHITWLSFFVCFFGWFGLAPLMKVVKDDLDLTKGQIGNIIIASVAVTVVARVIIGKLCDTWGPRKTYTALLVLCSVPVMAVGLAHSYESFLLFRLAIGIIGASFVITQYHTSVMFDKNIVGTANAVAGGWGNLGGGITNMVMPLIFAGFVGLGYLPTSAWRLAMIVPGIGLLLMAVLYWNYTKDTPAGNFDELPGRQKAVKEGSLADAAKDYRTWILFLAYGACFGIEVTFDNVAALFFAEKFGASLTTAGLLAGSFGFMNLFARALGGIVADRVGRRFGMRGKGLLLAVLLLLEGAGIVYFGLTGNLTGAIIAMVVFALFLKMANGTTYAMVPFINRKALGSVSGIVGAGGNVGAVLAGFLFKSSAISYSEAFVYIGLAVAVVGGVVALTRFCKVEVTAPEPGLAVA, encoded by the coding sequence ATGAATCTGACTTCGAATAAACCACTCGAATCGTTACCGATTTTCCGTATCAAAGGCGTTCAGATGCGCACATTTCATATCACGTGGTTATCTTTTTTTGTCTGCTTTTTCGGGTGGTTCGGGCTGGCCCCGCTCATGAAAGTGGTGAAAGACGACCTCGACCTGACGAAAGGCCAAATTGGCAACATCATTATTGCCTCCGTAGCCGTAACAGTGGTGGCCCGCGTCATCATCGGCAAACTTTGCGACACCTGGGGGCCGCGCAAAACCTACACGGCCCTGCTGGTGCTGTGCTCGGTGCCGGTCATGGCGGTGGGCCTGGCCCACAGTTACGAATCGTTTCTGCTGTTTCGGCTGGCCATCGGCATCATTGGGGCCTCGTTTGTCATCACGCAGTACCACACCTCGGTCATGTTCGATAAGAACATCGTGGGAACGGCCAATGCGGTAGCTGGTGGCTGGGGCAACCTCGGCGGTGGGATCACCAACATGGTGATGCCCCTGATTTTTGCCGGATTTGTGGGGCTGGGCTACCTGCCAACCTCGGCCTGGCGGCTGGCTATGATCGTGCCGGGTATCGGGCTGCTGCTGATGGCGGTGCTGTACTGGAACTACACGAAAGACACCCCCGCCGGTAATTTCGACGAACTGCCCGGTCGGCAGAAAGCTGTCAAAGAGGGGAGTCTGGCCGATGCCGCTAAAGATTACCGCACCTGGATTCTGTTTCTGGCCTACGGGGCCTGCTTCGGCATTGAAGTCACGTTTGATAACGTGGCCGCCTTGTTTTTTGCCGAAAAGTTTGGAGCCAGCCTGACCACAGCGGGGCTACTGGCGGGTTCGTTTGGGTTTATGAACCTCTTTGCCCGGGCGTTGGGCGGCATTGTGGCCGACCGGGTCGGTCGTCGGTTTGGGATGCGCGGCAAGGGGTTGTTGCTGGCTGTATTGCTGTTGCTGGAGGGCGCCGGGATCGTGTATTTCGGTCTGACGGGCAACCTGACAGGGGCTATTATAGCGATGGTCGTGTTTGCGCTATTTCTCAAAATGGCTAATGGGACTACCTACGCAATGGTGCCCTTTATCAACCGTAAAGCGCTTGGGTCGGTGAGCGGAATCGTCGGAGCCGGGGGCAACGTAGGGGCCGTACTGGCGGGTTTTCTGTTCAAATCGTCGGCCATTAGCTATTCCGAAGCCTTCGTGTACATCGGCCTTGCCGTAGCCGTAGTGGGGGGTGTTGTGGCCCTCACGCGCTTCTGTAAAGTGGAGGTGACGGCTCCCGAGCCGGGCCTTGCCGTTGCCTGA
- a CDS encoding nitrate reductase — translation MNTQPSQHRTTCCYCGVGCGIVVNRDANGRLTVTGDKQHPVNRGMLCSKGMNLHYTVMDRSDRLLYPQMRLNRSMPLQRVSWDAALERTAAVFRTLIQKYGPDSVAFYVSGQCLTEEYYLVNKLIKGFIGSNNIDTNSRLCMSSAVVGYKMSLGEDSVPVCYDDIEAADLFLVEGANPAWCHPILWRRIEAHKLANPEVRIICVDPRRTDTARSADLHLPLRPGTDIVLNHAIGRLLIENGQIDPDFIREHTDGFEAYRALVMQRTLAESAELCGVEADDIRKAADWIGRSNGFLSLWTMGLNQSVVGVNKNLSLINLHLITGRIGKPGNGPFSLTGQPNAMGGREVGGLANLLPGHREVVNAAHRAEIEAFWNSPVRIAGTPGLTATEMFDALADGGSLKAIWIINTNPLVSMPDLNRAEKALKNARFVVVQDVSDRADTVAFADVVLPAAAWLEKEGTMTNAERRISYLPRVIDAPGEALPDAEIIWRFAQKMGFGEAFDYRNAQEVYAEYTQSTARTRIDVTGVDYPFLQTHRSVQWPFAKEERRKGGKEDGGKQEGKNGGEGVGSLGTKRLFADHVFFTPNGRAQIHAVPDGNSSEPTDADFPLVLTTGRIRDQWHTMTKTGRVARLNQHSPQPLLQIHPDDARVRGIREGQLVEVRGRRGEVRVKAQLTDEVRPGLCFLPMHWGKQPGNLNHNRANNLTNALIDPRSKEPDFKFTAVEVQPYQKPSEKIVIIGAGSAGLGFINAYRALQSGPINDEIHVFSKEIYPFYNRVLLPDYISGAQSWAQLVKLREDQFAEAGIVVHKGVGIAHIDRTAKVLTDTNGQEHPYDKLLLGTGSRAFMPRGVPRLPGIFNMRSRLDADALLPFLKLSPGAAEPHAVIVGGGLLGLELAASLRQLTVRVTVVQRGGRFMERQLDSLASELLYLELLDRGIEVYFNEEVLTFAGMDRLEGVQLKSGVKLPCQVVVMAIGTEPNIELAREAGLHCNRGVVVNDYLQTSDPDIFAAGEVAQWNGQMWGVTLAAEQQAETAARFVAGDVSQPYRGSLSMNILKMEGLHLCSMGLAEIPVGASAAEYEEIIFIDKARRYYKKCIVHHDKLVGAILVGDKNEFAEFRDLIANGVELSEKRLQLLRASKKVDPVQGKLVCSCNTVGQGNLEQAIRAGCTDFGQLCQQTGAGTGCGSCRPEVRSILEAVRGSEAVAESVTRFDEVI, via the coding sequence ATGAACACTCAGCCCTCCCAACACCGAACCACCTGCTGCTACTGTGGCGTAGGTTGCGGCATTGTGGTCAACCGGGACGCCAACGGTCGACTGACGGTGACCGGCGACAAACAGCATCCGGTCAATCGGGGAATGCTCTGCTCGAAAGGGATGAACCTGCATTATACCGTCATGGATCGGTCGGATCGGCTGTTGTATCCGCAGATGCGGCTCAACCGGTCGATGCCGCTCCAACGGGTAAGCTGGGATGCCGCTCTCGAACGGACGGCGGCTGTGTTTCGGACGCTCATCCAGAAATACGGCCCCGATTCGGTTGCCTTTTATGTGTCGGGGCAGTGCCTGACGGAGGAGTATTATCTGGTCAACAAGCTGATTAAGGGGTTTATCGGGTCCAATAACATCGACACCAATTCGCGGTTGTGCATGAGTTCGGCCGTCGTGGGCTACAAGATGTCGCTGGGCGAAGACTCGGTGCCGGTTTGTTACGACGATATCGAAGCGGCCGACCTGTTTCTGGTCGAAGGGGCCAACCCGGCCTGGTGTCACCCGATTTTATGGCGTCGGATCGAAGCGCACAAACTGGCCAACCCGGAAGTCCGAATTATCTGCGTTGATCCCCGGCGCACCGATACGGCGCGGTCGGCTGACTTACACCTGCCCCTCCGACCCGGCACCGACATTGTACTCAACCATGCCATAGGCCGACTGCTGATCGAAAACGGGCAGATCGACCCTGACTTTATCCGCGAGCATACCGATGGCTTCGAGGCTTACCGGGCGTTGGTGATGCAGCGCACCCTCGCCGAATCGGCTGAGCTGTGCGGGGTGGAGGCCGACGATATTCGGAAAGCGGCCGACTGGATCGGCCGTTCGAACGGGTTTCTGTCGCTCTGGACTATGGGCCTCAATCAGTCGGTGGTGGGGGTCAACAAAAACCTGTCGCTCATTAACCTGCACCTGATTACGGGTCGTATCGGCAAACCCGGCAATGGGCCGTTTTCGCTCACGGGCCAACCCAATGCCATGGGTGGCCGCGAGGTAGGTGGGCTGGCCAACCTGTTGCCCGGTCACCGCGAGGTGGTCAATGCCGCGCACCGGGCCGAAATCGAAGCGTTCTGGAACAGCCCCGTTCGGATTGCCGGTACCCCCGGCCTGACGGCTACCGAGATGTTCGACGCCCTGGCCGATGGTGGTTCGCTCAAGGCTATCTGGATTATCAATACCAATCCGCTGGTCAGTATGCCCGATTTGAACCGGGCCGAAAAAGCGCTCAAAAATGCCCGGTTTGTAGTGGTGCAGGATGTGTCGGACCGGGCTGATACGGTGGCTTTTGCCGATGTGGTACTACCTGCTGCGGCCTGGCTCGAAAAAGAGGGGACCATGACTAATGCCGAACGCCGGATCAGTTACCTGCCCAGGGTAATCGACGCGCCCGGCGAAGCCCTGCCTGATGCGGAAATCATCTGGCGGTTTGCGCAAAAAATGGGCTTTGGTGAAGCGTTCGACTACCGAAACGCACAAGAGGTGTATGCTGAGTACACACAAAGTACGGCGCGTACCCGCATTGATGTAACTGGCGTTGACTACCCATTTCTCCAGACGCACCGGAGTGTGCAGTGGCCGTTTGCAAAGGAGGAACGAAGGAAAGGAGGAAAGGAGGATGGAGGAAAGCAGGAAGGGAAGAATGGAGGTGAGGGTGTGGGGTCTTTGGGGACGAAGCGGTTATTTGCCGATCATGTTTTCTTCACACCGAATGGCCGGGCGCAAATTCATGCCGTACCCGATGGCAATAGTTCGGAACCGACAGACGCCGACTTCCCGCTCGTGCTCACCACCGGCCGCATCCGCGATCAGTGGCATACCATGACCAAAACGGGCCGGGTAGCCAGGCTAAACCAGCATAGCCCGCAACCTCTGCTGCAAATTCACCCGGATGATGCGCGGGTGCGGGGTATTCGGGAGGGGCAGTTGGTGGAGGTGCGTGGCCGCCGGGGCGAAGTGCGTGTAAAGGCTCAACTGACCGACGAAGTTCGGCCGGGGCTTTGCTTTTTGCCGATGCACTGGGGCAAACAGCCGGGGAATCTGAACCATAACCGAGCCAATAATTTGACCAACGCGCTGATTGACCCGCGGTCTAAGGAGCCTGATTTTAAGTTCACGGCCGTGGAGGTGCAGCCTTACCAAAAGCCATCCGAAAAAATTGTCATTATCGGGGCTGGGTCGGCGGGGCTGGGCTTTATCAATGCGTACCGGGCTTTACAGTCAGGCCCAATCAACGACGAAATTCATGTTTTCTCGAAGGAGATTTACCCGTTTTACAACCGCGTGCTATTGCCTGACTACATCAGCGGGGCGCAATCGTGGGCGCAGTTGGTGAAACTACGCGAAGACCAGTTTGCCGAAGCCGGTATTGTGGTCCATAAGGGCGTCGGTATTGCGCATATCGACCGTACCGCCAAAGTACTGACCGATACGAATGGGCAGGAACACCCTTACGACAAGCTTCTGCTGGGCACGGGTAGCCGGGCGTTTATGCCTCGTGGGGTGCCTCGGCTGCCGGGCATTTTTAACATGCGCTCACGGCTCGATGCCGACGCGTTACTGCCCTTTTTAAAGCTCTCGCCCGGCGCGGCCGAACCCCACGCGGTCATTGTGGGTGGGGGGCTGCTGGGGCTCGAATTGGCTGCTTCGCTCCGGCAACTGACTGTGCGCGTGACGGTTGTGCAGCGGGGTGGCCGGTTTATGGAGCGCCAACTCGATTCGCTGGCGAGCGAACTGCTGTATCTGGAACTGCTTGATCGGGGTATTGAGGTGTATTTCAACGAAGAGGTACTCACTTTCGCAGGTATGGACCGGTTGGAGGGTGTTCAGCTCAAATCGGGAGTGAAACTGCCTTGTCAGGTTGTGGTGATGGCCATTGGTACAGAGCCCAATATTGAGCTGGCCCGCGAAGCCGGTCTGCACTGCAACCGGGGTGTGGTGGTGAACGACTACCTGCAAACCTCGGACCCCGACATTTTTGCGGCAGGCGAAGTAGCCCAATGGAATGGGCAGATGTGGGGTGTCACGCTGGCGGCTGAGCAACAGGCTGAAACCGCGGCCCGGTTCGTGGCGGGCGATGTGTCGCAGCCGTACCGGGGGAGTTTGTCGATGAATATTCTCAAAATGGAAGGTCTGCACCTGTGCAGTATGGGGCTGGCGGAGATTCCGGTAGGCGCGTCAGCGGCTGAGTACGAGGAAATCATCTTTATCGACAAGGCCCGGCGTTATTACAAGAAGTGCATTGTGCATCATGACAAACTGGTGGGGGCCATTCTGGTGGGCGACAAAAATGAGTTTGCCGAGTTCCGGGACCTGATTGCCAACGGGGTCGAACTGTCGGAGAAGCGGTTGCAGCTATTGCGGGCCAGCAAAAAAGTAGACCCCGTGCAGGGTAAGCTGGTGTGCTCGTGCAACACGGTGGGGCAGGGTAATCTGGAACAGGCTATCCGGGCGGGCTGTACCGATTTCGGGCAGCTTTGTCAGCAAACCGGTGCCGGTACGGGCTGCGGGTCTTGCCGCCCCGAAGTTCGGAGTATTCTGGAGGCTGTGCGCGGAAGCGAGGCCGTAGCCGAGTCGGTAACCCGCTTCGATGAGGTCATCTAA